One stretch of Marinobacterium iners DNA includes these proteins:
- a CDS encoding IS1380 family transposase, which yields MRTFKLEQSKTEVITPHGGLAVVGYSLNTMSSLAKTSRSIVKRHGIANIDLIRTYLGLICLGKSDFEAVEHARHDPFFKAAMGIKQSPSSARLRQRFDEDARALIPLLDEASVEFLCNASVPIGTLTTGHVPLDMDVFPMDNSNSKKEGVAYTYKGHDGYAPIAAYLGTEGWCLGCELRPGNQHANKEFIHTLDRVLPRVRELTDAPLLVRLDSAHDAADNRAYFRAHGVDYLIKWNPRSQDGLAWMDKAHAAGALWCHVRPGKMETLVSEPLDGTGDRLIVKVTVRQSDAEGQLFLEPEVSLEGWTTSLPSEIADEATVMALYRDHATSEQFHSEFKTDLDLERLPSGKFDTNDLVMAFAVLGYNILRWMGQRVLLGPDAPVRHPAKRRRLKTVMQELMYMACRLVSSGRRLYLRFGQHCPGFRAFGCIYELI from the coding sequence ATGCGTACCTTCAAGCTCGAACAGTCCAAAACCGAAGTCATTACACCTCACGGCGGCCTTGCAGTCGTCGGATATAGTCTCAACACGATGTCCTCTCTGGCTAAGACCTCGCGCTCCATCGTCAAGCGCCATGGCATCGCCAACATCGACCTCATCCGTACCTACCTGGGGTTGATTTGCCTTGGCAAGAGCGACTTCGAAGCGGTCGAGCACGCACGCCATGATCCCTTCTTCAAAGCGGCCATGGGCATCAAGCAATCACCTTCATCGGCCCGGCTGCGTCAGCGCTTTGATGAAGATGCCCGCGCACTGATCCCGTTATTGGATGAGGCCAGCGTCGAGTTTCTGTGTAACGCTTCGGTGCCTATCGGCACACTCACCACCGGGCACGTGCCACTGGATATGGACGTGTTTCCCATGGACAACAGCAACAGTAAAAAAGAGGGCGTGGCCTATACCTACAAGGGGCATGACGGTTATGCCCCCATCGCGGCCTACCTGGGCACGGAGGGCTGGTGTCTGGGCTGTGAGCTGCGACCGGGTAACCAACATGCCAATAAAGAGTTTATTCACACCCTCGACCGGGTGCTGCCTCGAGTCCGAGAGCTGACCGATGCACCGCTACTGGTACGTCTTGACAGCGCCCATGATGCCGCCGACAACCGTGCGTACTTTCGTGCCCATGGGGTGGACTATCTGATCAAGTGGAACCCCCGTTCGCAAGACGGACTGGCGTGGATGGACAAGGCTCATGCGGCCGGAGCACTCTGGTGTCATGTCCGACCCGGAAAAATGGAAACGTTGGTGAGCGAACCGCTGGATGGCACTGGCGACCGTCTGATCGTAAAAGTTACGGTTCGCCAGAGTGACGCCGAGGGGCAGCTGTTTCTGGAACCTGAGGTCAGCCTTGAAGGCTGGACCACCTCGCTCCCATCCGAGATTGCGGATGAGGCGACCGTCATGGCGCTGTACCGCGATCATGCCACCAGCGAACAGTTCCACAGTGAGTTCAAGACTGATCTGGATCTCGAACGTTTGCCGTCAGGGAAGTTCGATACCAACGACCTGGTCATGGCGTTTGCTGTACTGGGCTACAACATATTGCGCTGGATGGGACAGCGCGTACTGCTGGGACCGGATGCGCCGGTGCGTCATCCGGCCAAACGTCGGCGGCTGAAGACCGTCATGCAGGAGCTGATGTATATGGCCTGCCGCCTGGTCAGCAGCGGCCGCCGTCTTTACCTGCGTTTTGGCCAACATTGCCCCGGGTTCAGGGCGTTCGGTTGCATCTACGAGTTGATCTGA
- a CDS encoding heavy metal translocating P-type ATPase: MKSRIQVEVQGKTAILVAIDKKAAGVVAVADTIKDDSKPAIRAMHDLNIHVVMVTGDNERTAKFVAEQVGIDEVLANVLPEGKVDSIKQLQAKYGNSVAMVGDGINDAPALKQANVGVAIGAGADVAIEAADVTLIQGQLKKLVEAILLSKATFRKIVENLFWAWLYNLAAIPVAALGLLHPMIGVIAMTASSLSVIGNSILLKRANITVEQPEEVMSNQ, encoded by the coding sequence TTGAAGTCACGGATTCAGGTGGAAGTGCAGGGGAAAACAGCAATATTGGTGGCCATTGATAAAAAAGCGGCAGGCGTTGTCGCTGTTGCGGACACGATTAAGGACGATTCAAAACCCGCTATAAGAGCAATGCACGATCTAAATATTCACGTGGTGATGGTTACCGGCGATAATGAAAGAACAGCTAAATTTGTTGCCGAACAAGTTGGTATTGATGAAGTTCTGGCTAATGTTTTGCCGGAAGGAAAGGTCGATTCGATTAAACAGTTGCAGGCCAAATATGGTAATAGTGTAGCGATGGTGGGTGACGGTATTAATGATGCACCTGCTTTAAAACAGGCCAATGTTGGGGTTGCCATCGGTGCGGGTGCCGATGTCGCAATTGAAGCGGCTGATGTCACGCTGATACAAGGTCAATTGAAAAAACTTGTTGAGGCAATCCTATTGTCAAAAGCTACTTTCCGAAAAATCGTCGAAAACCTGTTTTGGGCCTGGCTTTACAATCTGGCTGCAATTCCTGTAGCGGCACTGGGGTTACTGCATCCGATGATCGGTGTGATCGCAATGACCGCAAGTTCATTGTCTGTTATTGGGAACTCGATTCTTTTGAAGCGAGCCAACATTACGGTTGAACAACCGGAGGAGGTCATGAGTAATCAATGA
- a CDS encoding catechol 2,3-dioxygenase: MAMTGVLRPGHVQLRVLDMEAGVHHYRDILGMQETGRDAEGRVYLKCRDEFDHHSIILRETDQAGMDFVGFKVLDLPTLDDFEKKLQAYGVETHRIAAGDLLETGERVRFTTPSGHQVELYAEKTLVGNGCGDTNPKPWDPKVTHGISPVRMDHLLLFGPNVPETLKLFTEVLGFNLVERVLGPDGETNIIVFLSCSIKSHDIAFAHYDEPGKLHHVSFLMDSWEQVLRGGDIMSMEDVPVDIGPTRHGVTRGQTIYAWDPSGNRFEIFKEDRQPYPDHPPLTWTLDGLGAGGGLDYVQRKLHETFLSVVT, encoded by the coding sequence ATGGCAATGACAGGTGTATTGCGACCAGGGCATGTCCAGCTGCGGGTGCTGGATATGGAAGCTGGTGTACATCATTATCGGGACATTCTCGGGATGCAAGAGACCGGTCGCGACGCCGAAGGTCGTGTATATCTGAAGTGTCGCGACGAGTTCGACCACCACAGCATCATTCTGCGTGAAACCGACCAGGCCGGCATGGACTTTGTCGGGTTCAAGGTACTCGACCTGCCCACCCTGGATGACTTTGAAAAGAAACTGCAGGCTTATGGCGTCGAGACACACCGTATCGCTGCCGGCGACCTGCTGGAAACCGGTGAGCGAGTTCGCTTCACCACGCCAAGCGGACATCAGGTCGAGCTGTATGCTGAGAAAACGCTGGTCGGTAATGGCTGTGGCGACACCAACCCCAAGCCCTGGGACCCGAAAGTCACCCATGGCATTTCCCCGGTACGCATGGATCACCTGCTGCTGTTCGGGCCCAACGTCCCCGAGACCCTGAAGCTCTTTACTGAAGTTCTCGGCTTCAATCTGGTCGAGCGTGTACTCGGGCCGGACGGCGAGACCAACATCATTGTGTTCCTGAGCTGCTCCATCAAGTCACACGACATTGCCTTCGCCCACTATGACGAGCCCGGCAAACTGCATCATGTGTCCTTCCTCATGGATAGCTGGGAACAGGTGCTCAGAGGCGGCGATATCATGTCCATGGAAGATGTACCTGTCGATATCGGCCCCACCCGCCACGGTGTTACCCGTGGTCAGACCATCTATGCCTGGGACCCTTCCGGCAACAGATTCGAGATCTTCAAGGAAGATCGCCAACCCTATCCTGATCACCCACCACTGACCTGGACTCTGGACGGTCTTGGTGCTGGCGGCGGCCTGGATTACGTACAGCGCAAGCTGCATGAAACTTTTCTGAGTGTGGTCACCTGA
- a CDS encoding acyl-CoA thioesterase, with translation MSTAELSMTVLMTPDKANFSGNVHGGALLKYLDEVAYACASRYAGHYVVTMSVDQVNFRQPIHVGELVTFLASVNYTGNTSMEIGIKVITEDIRAKTVRHTNSCFFTMVAVDDQGKPTPVPPLEPQTFDQKRRFYQAEQRRQIRRELEQRYQAMKDTFEAEDVTTVAQP, from the coding sequence ATGAGCACCGCAGAACTGAGCATGACCGTACTGATGACGCCGGACAAGGCGAACTTTTCCGGCAATGTGCATGGCGGTGCGCTGCTCAAGTACCTGGATGAGGTGGCCTATGCCTGTGCCAGCCGTTATGCCGGGCATTATGTGGTGACCATGTCGGTGGATCAGGTCAACTTCAGACAGCCCATCCATGTGGGTGAGCTGGTGACCTTCCTGGCCTCGGTGAACTACACCGGCAATACCTCGATGGAGATCGGCATCAAGGTCATCACCGAGGATATCCGCGCCAAGACGGTGCGCCATACCAACAGCTGCTTCTTCACCATGGTGGCGGTGGATGATCAGGGCAAGCCTACCCCGGTGCCGCCACTGGAGCCGCAGACCTTCGACCAGAAGCGCCGCTTCTATCAGGCCGAGCAGCGCCGCCAGATCCGCCGCGAGCTGGAACAGCGCTATCAGGCGATGAAGGATACCTTCGAGGCTGAGGATGTGACGACAGTGGCGCAGCCCTGA
- a CDS encoding IS1182 family transposase, with protein MSRFIPVDRQTDYLLPPSVDEWLPDEHLARFVVDVVEQLDLSALTQQYAGRGHKAHHPAVLLSLLVYGYATGVISSRKIERATYDSIAFRYLAANTHPDHDTLATFRRRFLSELEQLFVQVLLLAREMKLLKFGTIALDGTKVKANASKHKALSYGHAKKLEAQLKTEVNALIQRAEAADNDVTSDGMDIPAEIARREARLAAIAEAKVKIEARAQERDAAEQTTYQDKAAKRDAQRKAGKKPRGRDPKPPMGGPRDQDQVNLTDPQSRIMPVTGKGFDQCYNAQAAVDTESMLVTSVHVTQATNDKQQVMPLLNALTALPASLGKVAHLLADTGYFSAENVKVCGQQGIEPLIAMKRDVHHLPLFERFAAEPVAPDSDDPVEQMAYRLKTQAGRARYALRKHTVEPVFGIIKHVMGFRQFSLRGLDKVSGEWRLATLAWNIKRMHRLVVS; from the coding sequence ATGAGCCGCTTTATTCCAGTAGACCGCCAGACCGACTATCTGCTGCCACCTTCAGTTGATGAGTGGTTGCCTGACGAGCACCTGGCGCGCTTTGTCGTCGATGTGGTCGAACAGCTGGACTTGTCTGCGCTGACACAACAGTACGCTGGTCGAGGCCATAAGGCGCATCATCCTGCGGTATTGCTGAGCCTGCTGGTCTACGGCTACGCCACTGGCGTGATCTCCAGCCGCAAGATCGAACGCGCCACCTACGACTCGATTGCCTTCCGCTACCTGGCCGCGAACACCCATCCCGACCACGATACGCTGGCCACGTTCCGCCGTCGCTTTCTATCTGAGCTGGAGCAACTGTTTGTTCAGGTACTGTTGCTGGCGCGCGAGATGAAGCTGCTCAAGTTCGGCACTATCGCCCTTGATGGAACCAAGGTTAAAGCCAATGCCAGCAAGCACAAGGCGCTGTCCTATGGACATGCCAAGAAGCTGGAGGCTCAGCTCAAGACGGAGGTAAACGCCCTGATCCAACGGGCCGAGGCGGCAGACAACGATGTCACGAGTGATGGCATGGACATTCCGGCCGAGATTGCTCGGCGTGAAGCCCGCCTGGCGGCCATTGCAGAGGCGAAGGTCAAAATCGAAGCCCGTGCGCAAGAACGGGATGCCGCAGAACAAACCACTTACCAGGATAAAGCAGCCAAACGCGATGCACAGCGAAAGGCAGGCAAAAAGCCACGTGGGCGTGATCCCAAACCCCCGATGGGTGGCCCACGCGATCAGGATCAGGTGAATCTCACGGATCCACAGTCCCGCATCATGCCGGTCACGGGTAAGGGCTTTGATCAGTGCTATAACGCCCAGGCAGCGGTGGATACTGAGAGCATGCTGGTAACCTCTGTCCACGTTACGCAAGCGACGAATGACAAACAACAAGTCATGCCACTGCTGAACGCATTGACCGCCTTACCCGCCTCATTGGGCAAGGTGGCCCATCTGCTGGCGGATACCGGTTACTTCAGTGCGGAGAATGTTAAGGTGTGCGGCCAGCAGGGTATTGAGCCTCTTATTGCCATGAAACGAGACGTTCACCACTTGCCGCTCTTCGAGCGCTTTGCAGCCGAGCCGGTAGCCCCCGACAGTGATGACCCTGTTGAGCAGATGGCCTATCGCCTGAAAACACAGGCGGGACGGGCCCGTTATGCGCTGCGCAAGCATACGGTGGAACCCGTGTTCGGCATCATCAAGCACGTCATGGGGTTCAGGCAGTTCTCACTCCGAGGGTTGGACAAGGTTAGTGGTGAGTGGCGTTTGGCCACCCTGGCATGGAATATCAAACGTATGCATCGCTTAGTGGTGAGCTGA
- a CDS encoding TetR/AcrR family transcriptional regulator gives MDHAKEVAILDAARELMFTKGPAKLSMEAVARKAGVSKVTLYNRFSNKNVLIEVLIRRQSNELIKHLGITPEARISPRQALYKFGQRLLSFILSQDNLNFLRLLGSVPEADRDLLQGIYDYGVQASQLALSQWLSAEHDAGHLNCPDVDFVAEMFLSMIVGHDILRALHQLPPRQPNGEITTHVDKVVKACLHMWAPG, from the coding sequence GTGGATCATGCCAAGGAGGTGGCAATCCTTGATGCTGCACGCGAACTGATGTTTACCAAAGGCCCAGCCAAGCTGTCGATGGAAGCCGTTGCGCGCAAGGCCGGCGTCTCCAAAGTGACACTCTACAACCGCTTCTCGAACAAAAACGTCCTGATCGAGGTCTTAATTCGTCGGCAATCCAACGAACTGATCAAACACCTGGGCATTACCCCGGAAGCCCGCATCTCTCCTCGTCAGGCACTGTATAAGTTTGGTCAACGCCTGCTGAGTTTCATTCTGAGCCAGGATAATCTTAACTTTCTGCGCCTGCTGGGCAGCGTGCCGGAAGCGGACAGGGACCTGCTACAGGGAATCTATGACTACGGGGTGCAGGCATCTCAGCTCGCGCTGAGCCAGTGGCTGTCAGCCGAACATGATGCCGGGCACCTGAACTGCCCGGATGTGGATTTTGTCGCCGAAATGTTTTTAAGCATGATCGTCGGCCACGATATCCTGCGCGCCCTACACCAACTGCCCCCGCGTCAGCCGAATGGCGAAATCACGACGCATGTCGATAAGGTAGTGAAAGCCTGCTTGCATATGTGGGCCCCTGGATGA
- a CDS encoding efflux RND transporter periplasmic adaptor subunit, with translation MTFPLILLSLLLVGCKRDEPAVESSIQAPWVRTVAVASDDRTQIRLSGTVRGRYETPLSFQVPGRILERHVDAGQRVEVGQLLFQLDKRDLMASVRVAEAELETAKASLAIARSELKRQQQLMERDFVSRQTLERFELSLRESESRRDAAQAVLAQARNGLGYADLSADKTGVLAEVTAEPGQVVAVGQQLAVLVEDGTLEVEVFLADGMRPPKTGTLELASGVLPLSLREVAGAADPQSRSWRARYRIEKGSDLLSLGAVVQVLLDQDQQGVTLRVPLGALDERSTGPQVWQVIDGQAQPIPVEVLALESEHARIRASLAEGSRIIALGTHLLTPGMAVQEQAR, from the coding sequence ATGACATTTCCGCTCATTCTACTCTCCCTTCTATTGGTTGGTTGCAAACGCGATGAACCTGCCGTCGAGTCGTCGATCCAGGCGCCCTGGGTGAGAACCGTGGCCGTTGCCAGCGATGACCGCACCCAGATCCGCTTGTCGGGTACAGTAAGAGGGCGTTATGAAACACCGCTCTCTTTTCAGGTGCCTGGGCGGATCCTTGAGCGTCATGTGGACGCAGGGCAGCGGGTCGAAGTAGGGCAGTTGCTGTTTCAGCTCGACAAGCGCGATCTGATGGCCAGTGTACGGGTGGCCGAGGCCGAGCTGGAAACCGCGAAAGCCTCGTTGGCGATCGCCCGCAGCGAACTCAAACGTCAGCAGCAGCTGATGGAACGTGACTTCGTCAGCCGCCAGACGCTGGAGCGGTTTGAACTGTCGTTGCGAGAGTCGGAGAGCCGTCGTGATGCCGCGCAGGCCGTACTGGCACAGGCACGCAACGGACTTGGTTATGCCGACCTGAGCGCTGACAAGACTGGAGTACTGGCTGAAGTCACGGCCGAACCCGGACAGGTAGTGGCGGTGGGTCAGCAGCTGGCGGTGCTGGTCGAGGACGGCACGCTGGAGGTTGAGGTATTTCTAGCCGATGGCATGCGGCCGCCCAAAACCGGCACCCTGGAGCTGGCAAGCGGGGTGTTGCCGCTGAGCCTGCGTGAGGTCGCTGGTGCGGCCGATCCGCAGAGCCGCAGCTGGCGTGCGCGCTACCGTATTGAAAAGGGCTCCGACCTGCTCAGCCTTGGCGCCGTGGTGCAGGTACTGCTGGATCAGGATCAGCAGGGGGTAACCCTGAGGGTGCCGTTGGGCGCGCTGGATGAGCGCAGTACCGGCCCCCAGGTGTGGCAGGTGATCGACGGTCAGGCACAGCCGATTCCCGTCGAGGTGCTGGCGCTGGAAAGTGAACATGCCCGCATCCGCGCCTCGCTGGCGGAAGGCAGCCGGATCATCGCGCTGGGTACCCATCTGCTGACACCCGGCATGGCAGTACAGGAGCAGGCGCGATGA
- a CDS encoding efflux RND transporter permease subunit, with protein sequence MSFPNLSALAVRERSVTLFFIILSVFAGILAFLSLGRAEDPAFTVRVMVVSVVWPGATPEELQNQVVDRLEKRIQEVEYLNKIETTVRPSRADMQVEFEDYAPSEIVDDLFYEVRKRMQDEAWNLPPGVVGPIVNDDFSDVYFSLVALTAPGMPMRELTREAESIRDRLQQVAGVQKALVLGERPERVYIEFDMDRLNNLGLTPEQIFAAIEASNRMIPAGFVDLDGPRAYLRIDADLADPQQLAAVPLRVGERLLKLSDLAEVRRGYEDPLSYRIRANTEDAILLGVVMQAGENGLAFGERLGAFIENEQARLPLGMSLQMMTNQTEAISQAVNLFQVKFLVAVLVVMAVSVLAIGFRAGLVVGIAIPITIGLTFMLMKLAGINLDRITLGALIIALGLLVDDAIIAIEMMIVKMEEGWDRVRAASHAWNVTAAPMLFGTLVTAVGFVPIGFAQSGVGEYAGNIFWVLAYALLVSWLVAVTFTPYLGVKLLPTYHKHSAGDLYETPLYRRLRGLISGCVRFRKSVVAATLGLLVLSVVGMGTQVQQQFFPSSDRPEVLVDVYLPQGSAIDTTDASVRRLEAILNKMPEVKSLSSYVGAGAPRFFISANPEQPDPAFAKIIAMGEDAAGRDRIMAELERRIAAGEFPEARVRVSRLLFGPPVVWPVSFRVVGPDTEVLRQIAHQVREHMAAHPNTVIPHLEWDERAPTYHLDMDSERLRLMGLTPNEVAQQLQLQLNGLAVTEVRQDIRSVQVVARSARDGVLLPEALEVKTAEGNKVALSQLGELKIRYEDPVIKRYNREPFLAVHADIKGAQAPDVTQAIWAEMEKLRAELPLGYRIDIGGSVEQSAKADASIQKLQPVMLALMLIFIMLQMRSFSGTLMVVLTAPLGLIGAVAALILFQQPFGFNALLGLIGLGGILMRNTMILTQQVQDNFDAGMAARDAVIEAAVQRARPVVLTALAAILAFIPLTMDLFWGPLAYVLIGGVMVGTLITLLFVPAMYALWFRVSATPA encoded by the coding sequence ATGAGTTTTCCCAACCTGTCGGCGCTGGCGGTTCGCGAGCGTTCGGTCACCCTGTTCTTCATCATCCTGTCGGTATTCGCCGGGATATTGGCCTTTCTGTCGCTGGGCAGGGCCGAGGATCCGGCCTTCACCGTGCGCGTGATGGTGGTGTCGGTGGTTTGGCCCGGCGCTACGCCGGAAGAGCTGCAGAACCAGGTGGTGGACCGGCTGGAAAAGCGGATTCAGGAAGTGGAGTACCTGAACAAGATCGAAACCACGGTGCGCCCTAGCCGGGCGGATATGCAGGTGGAGTTCGAGGACTACGCGCCCAGCGAGATCGTCGATGACCTCTTCTACGAGGTGCGCAAGCGGATGCAGGATGAAGCCTGGAATCTGCCTCCCGGCGTGGTTGGCCCCATCGTCAATGATGATTTTTCCGATGTCTACTTTTCGCTGGTGGCGCTGACGGCACCGGGCATGCCGATGCGCGAGCTGACCCGCGAGGCCGAGTCGATCCGTGACCGCCTGCAACAGGTGGCGGGCGTACAGAAAGCACTGGTGCTGGGTGAACGACCGGAGCGTGTCTATATCGAATTCGACATGGACCGACTGAACAACCTGGGCCTGACCCCGGAACAGATCTTTGCCGCCATCGAGGCCAGCAACCGCATGATCCCTGCTGGCTTTGTCGATCTGGACGGTCCGCGCGCCTACCTGCGCATCGATGCCGACCTGGCTGACCCGCAGCAGCTCGCGGCCGTGCCGCTGCGCGTCGGTGAGCGTCTGCTCAAGCTGTCGGACCTGGCCGAGGTGCGCCGTGGCTACGAGGACCCATTGAGCTACCGGATACGCGCCAATACGGAAGACGCCATTCTGCTTGGGGTAGTTATGCAGGCCGGGGAAAACGGTCTAGCCTTCGGTGAGCGCCTGGGGGCTTTCATTGAAAACGAACAGGCGCGTTTGCCACTGGGTATGTCGCTGCAGATGATGACCAACCAGACCGAGGCGATCAGCCAGGCGGTGAACCTGTTCCAGGTGAAATTCCTCGTTGCCGTGCTGGTGGTAATGGCGGTCAGCGTGCTGGCTATCGGCTTCAGGGCCGGTCTGGTGGTGGGCATTGCCATCCCGATCACCATCGGTCTAACCTTCATGCTGATGAAGCTGGCAGGCATCAACCTTGACCGCATCACCTTGGGGGCGTTGATTATCGCGCTGGGGCTGTTGGTGGATGACGCCATCATCGCCATCGAGATGATGATCGTGAAGATGGAGGAGGGCTGGGATCGCGTACGCGCCGCCAGCCACGCCTGGAACGTGACCGCGGCGCCGATGCTGTTCGGCACCCTGGTGACAGCGGTGGGCTTTGTACCGATCGGTTTTGCCCAGTCCGGCGTCGGTGAATATGCCGGCAACATCTTCTGGGTGCTGGCCTATGCGCTGCTGGTGTCCTGGCTGGTCGCGGTTACCTTCACCCCCTACCTGGGCGTGAAACTGCTGCCGACTTACCACAAGCACAGTGCCGGGGACCTGTACGAGACACCGCTGTACCGTCGTCTGCGCGGGCTGATCAGCGGCTGTGTCCGTTTCCGCAAGTCGGTGGTCGCGGCAACCCTGGGCCTGCTGGTGTTGAGCGTGGTGGGCATGGGCACCCAGGTACAGCAGCAGTTCTTCCCCAGCTCCGATCGCCCCGAGGTGCTGGTCGATGTCTATCTGCCGCAGGGCAGCGCCATCGACACCACCGATGCCAGTGTGCGCCGGCTGGAAGCGATCCTGAACAAGATGCCGGAGGTGAAAAGCCTGTCTTCCTATGTGGGCGCCGGTGCGCCACGCTTCTTCATCTCGGCCAACCCGGAACAGCCGGACCCGGCGTTCGCCAAGATCATCGCCATGGGTGAAGATGCCGCCGGGCGTGACCGCATCATGGCCGAGCTGGAGCGGCGTATTGCTGCGGGTGAGTTTCCCGAGGCACGTGTTCGCGTCAGTCGCCTGCTGTTTGGTCCGCCGGTGGTCTGGCCGGTGAGCTTCCGTGTCGTCGGCCCTGATACGGAAGTGCTGCGCCAGATCGCGCATCAGGTGCGGGAGCATATGGCGGCGCACCCCAACACGGTGATTCCGCATCTGGAGTGGGATGAGCGCGCACCGACCTATCATCTGGATATGGACTCGGAGCGTCTGCGGCTGATGGGGCTGACCCCGAATGAAGTGGCACAGCAGCTGCAGCTGCAACTGAACGGTCTGGCCGTGACCGAAGTCCGCCAGGATATCCGCAGTGTGCAGGTGGTTGCGCGCAGTGCCCGTGACGGCGTGCTGCTGCCCGAGGCGCTGGAGGTCAAGACGGCCGAAGGCAACAAGGTGGCGCTCAGCCAGCTGGGTGAACTGAAGATCCGCTACGAAGATCCGGTGATCAAGCGCTACAACCGTGAGCCCTTCCTGGCGGTGCATGCGGATATCAAGGGCGCACAGGCGCCGGACGTGACCCAGGCGATCTGGGCCGAAATGGAGAAACTGCGTGCTGAACTGCCGCTGGGCTACCGCATCGATATCGGCGGGTCCGTGGAGCAGTCGGCCAAGGCCGATGCCTCGATCCAGAAGTTGCAGCCGGTGATGCTGGCGCTGATGTTGATCTTCATCATGCTGCAGATGCGCTCCTTTTCCGGCACCTTGATGGTCGTGTTGACCGCACCACTGGGGCTGATCGGTGCGGTGGCGGCGCTGATCCTGTTCCAGCAGCCGTTCGGCTTCAACGCCCTGCTGGGCCTGATCGGTCTGGGCGGTATCCTGATGCGCAACACCATGATCCTGACCCAGCAGGTGCAGGACAACTTTGACGCGGGAATGGCGGCGCGTGATGCGGTGATCGAAGCGGCGGTACAGCGTGCACGCCCTGTGGTGCTGACCGCGCTGGCGGCCATTCTGGCCTTCATTCCGCTGACCATGGACCTGTTCTGGGGACCGCTGGCCTATGTGCTGATCGGCGGTGTGATGGTGGGAACTCTGATCACCTTGCTGTTCGTACCCGCCATGTACGCGCTCTGGTTCAGGGTGAGTGCGACACCGGCGTGA
- a CDS encoding ISL3-like element ISPpu12 family transposase, with protein sequence MTELPDNILHLPQYQVLGCKSTDDEMHFQVDVPDPIACEECGVQGEFVRFGKRDVPYRDLPIHGKRVTLWVVRRRYTCRACKTTFRPQLPEMVDGFRMTLRLHEYVEKESFNHPYTFVAAQTGLDEKTVRDIFNARAEFLGRWHRFETPRILGIDELYLNKRYRCILTNIEERTLLDLLATRRQDVVTNYLMKLKDRQKVEIVSMDMWNPYRAAVKAVLPQARIVVDKFHVVRMANDALERVRKGLRKELKPSQSRTLKGDRKILLKRAHEVSDRERLIMETWTGAFPQLLAAYEHKERFYGIWDATTRLQAEAALDEWIATIPKGQKEVWSDLVRAVGNWREETMTYFETDMPVTNAYTESINRLAKDKNREGRGYSFEVMRARMLYTTKHKKKAPTAKVSPFYKKTIGYGLPDFAEELNYGVDLSTI encoded by the coding sequence ATGACCGAACTTCCCGACAACATCCTTCACCTGCCGCAATACCAAGTACTGGGCTGCAAATCAACCGACGACGAAATGCACTTCCAGGTGGACGTGCCCGATCCCATCGCCTGCGAGGAATGCGGCGTGCAGGGTGAGTTCGTACGGTTCGGCAAGCGTGACGTTCCCTATCGTGATCTGCCCATCCACGGCAAGCGGGTCACTCTCTGGGTGGTCCGCCGCCGATACACCTGCCGGGCCTGCAAGACAACATTCAGGCCCCAGCTACCGGAGATGGTGGACGGATTCCGTATGACACTGCGGCTGCATGAGTACGTGGAGAAGGAATCCTTCAACCACCCCTACACCTTTGTGGCGGCACAGACCGGCCTGGACGAGAAGACGGTGCGCGACATCTTCAACGCCCGCGCCGAGTTCCTGGGGCGCTGGCACCGCTTCGAGACGCCCCGCATCCTGGGCATTGACGAGCTATACCTGAACAAGCGCTACCGCTGCATTCTGACCAACATTGAGGAGCGAACCCTGCTCGACCTGCTGGCCACCCGCCGCCAGGACGTGGTGACCAACTACCTGATGAAGCTGAAAGACCGGCAGAAGGTCGAGATCGTCAGCATGGACATGTGGAACCCCTACCGGGCAGCGGTCAAGGCTGTGCTGCCCCAGGCCCGTATCGTGGTCGATAAGTTCCATGTGGTGCGCATGGCCAACGATGCCCTAGAGAGAGTGCGCAAGGGCCTCAGAAAGGAGCTGAAACCGTCCCAGAGCCGGACTCTCAAGGGAGACCGGAAAATCCTGCTGAAACGCGCTCACGAAGTCTCAGACCGGGAGCGCCTCATCATGGAGACCTGGACAGGCGCGTTCCCGCAACTGCTGGCCGCCTACGAGCACAAGGAGCGCTTCTACGGCATCTGGGACGCCACCACACGGCTCCAGGCAGAAGCCGCCCTGGACGAGTGGATAGCCACCATCCCGAAGGGCCAAAAGGAAGTCTGGAGCGATCTGGTCAGGGCAGTGGGAAACTGGCGCGAAGAGACCATGACCTACTTCGAGACGGACATGCCCGTCACCAACGCTTACACGGAGTCCATCAACCGACTGGCCAAGGACAAGAACCGTGAAGGGCGCGGTTACTCCTTCGAGGTGATGCGGGCACGAATGCTCTACACCACGAAGCACAAGAAGAAGGCACCGACTGCGAAGGTCTCTCCTTTCTACAAGAAAACCATCGGTTACGGACTGCCGGACTTCGCAGAGGAACTCAACTACGGAGTCGATCTATCAACCATCTGA